The following coding sequences are from one Buchnera aphidicola (Cinara confinis) window:
- the yciA gene encoding acyl-CoA thioester hydrolase YciA codes for MKKKNNIQSQKNLMLKTLVMPSKKNMNGNIFGGWIMSQMDIGGAILAKEISGNKVSTVHVKYINFLKPIFAGDLVFCYAKCLCIGNTSMTIKIEIWTKKISKESFGAYYCVAEAVFIYVSLNKKGQPKTLPAMSIL; via the coding sequence GTGAAAAAAAAAAATAATATTCAATCTCAAAAAAATTTAATGTTAAAAACATTAGTTATGCCGTCAAAAAAAAATATGAATGGAAATATCTTTGGAGGGTGGATTATGTCTCAAATGGATATTGGAGGAGCTATTTTAGCAAAAGAAATCTCTGGAAATAAAGTATCTACAGTACATGTAAAATATATAAATTTTTTAAAACCTATCTTTGCAGGTGATTTAGTTTTCTGTTATGCTAAATGTCTTTGTATTGGAAATACATCTATGACTATAAAAATTGAAATATGGACCAAAAAAATATCTAAAGAAAGTTTTGGAGCTTATTATTGTGTAGCGGAAGCAGTATTCATTTATGTCTCCTTAAATAAAAAAGGTCAACCAAAAACTTTACCTGCTATGAGTATTTTATAA